The Candidatus Planktophila sp. genome window below encodes:
- a CDS encoding NUDIX domain-containing protein, with translation MDIEPVIRPTVRILLVDDQNRVLLFRGQDPDQPNTRFWFPTGGGIELGETPQEAARREVREETGLTEFELGPHIWNRRHVFTFYGSYQDVRELWFFARTSTFEIDISGFSEEERRVIREYRWWSQDDLENTTDVLTPRSLAPLFRKLLTDGLPKHPVEVPI, from the coding sequence ATGGATATCGAGCCGGTAATTCGACCAACAGTACGTATCTTGCTCGTCGATGATCAAAACCGCGTCTTGCTATTTAGAGGTCAAGATCCAGATCAGCCCAACACTCGATTCTGGTTCCCAACAGGTGGGGGTATCGAACTCGGCGAAACACCGCAAGAGGCGGCGCGGCGCGAAGTGCGAGAAGAAACTGGATTAACAGAGTTTGAATTAGGTCCCCATATTTGGAACCGCCGCCATGTCTTCACCTTCTATGGTTCATATCAAGATGTGCGAGAACTCTGGTTCTTTGCCCGGACCTCTACCTTTGAGATTGATATCTCAGGATTTTCAGAAGAAGAACGAAGAGTCATTCGCGAATATCGCTGGTGGAGCCAGGACGATCTTGAAAATACAACCGATGTACTCACTCCACGTTCTCTCGCACCATTATTTCGAAAACTACTTACCGACGGACTTCCCAAACATCCAGTTGAAGTACCAATCTAA
- a CDS encoding AbrB/MazE/SpoVT family DNA-binding domain-containing protein — MSIIELNVKEKGRTVLPVELQKACGFKPGDTLVVEEISEGRFIVETRERKIQSLWELAVASQSAPSTEDLLHKRSKDEKNRFERLSNPTYSSTTESNKRGAALLAAVFGE, encoded by the coding sequence ATGAGCATCATTGAGCTGAATGTGAAGGAAAAAGGCAGAACTGTCTTGCCAGTAGAACTCCAAAAAGCTTGCGGTTTTAAACCTGGTGACACACTTGTCGTCGAGGAAATTTCAGAAGGAAGATTCATTGTAGAGACTAGAGAGCGGAAAATTCAGAGTTTGTGGGAGTTGGCTGTCGCTTCACAATCGGCTCCTTCCACTGAAGATCTGCTTCATAAACGTTCCAAAGATGAGAAGAATCGTTTTGAGAGATTGAGCAATCCGACTTACTCATCCACTACTGAATCTAATAAAAGAGGAGCTGCACTTCTGGCAGCTGTTTTCGGCGAGTAA
- a CDS encoding PIN domain-containing protein, with amino-acid sequence MPQESLLNASALLALILREPGWKVIDAIAESGLALTTPIALAETLEICRQKQTGISRDEIQTLLSLKNINVVPVVEEDAVEAGYIYKKAAEHNVKSKRQIHVSLADVMLLAVGKRLETLVVFSDNEWELIDLPGVRVLPFR; translated from the coding sequence ATGCCTCAAGAATCACTATTAAATGCCTCTGCACTACTTGCATTAATTCTTCGAGAACCTGGTTGGAAAGTTATTGATGCCATTGCAGAATCTGGATTGGCGCTAACTACACCGATTGCGCTCGCGGAAACCCTTGAAATATGTAGACAAAAACAGACTGGTATTTCACGAGATGAAATACAAACCCTATTGAGTTTGAAGAATATTAACGTCGTACCGGTGGTTGAGGAAGATGCAGTGGAGGCTGGATATATTTATAAAAAAGCCGCGGAACATAATGTGAAGAGTAAGCGACAGATTCATGTAAGCCTTGCCGATGTCATGTTGCTCGCTGTAGGGAAACGACTGGAAACCCTCGTTGTTTTCTCCGACAATGAATGGGAACTCATAGATTTACCTGGAGTTAGAGTTCTTCCCTTTCGATAA